TCGAGCGGACGGTCACCGGACTCGGCGAGTTGCCGTCCCAGTTCGGCGAGCGCGTCCTCGATGTCGGCGCCGGGGGACTCGATCAGGCCGTCCGTGAAGAGGACGAGGACGGAACCGGGCACGAGATCCACCTCCGTCGTCGGGTATCCGGCCGAGCCGTCGATGCCCAGCAGCGGGCCCCCGGCCAGGTCCAGCACCCGCACCCGGCCGTCCGGCCGCCGGAGCAGCGGCGGCGGATGCCCCGCCCGGGCCATGACCGCCCGCCTTCGCTTTGTGTCGAGCCGCAGATACAGGCAGCTCGCGAACAGGTCGGCGCCGAGGTCGATCAGCAGCCGGTTGGTCGAGCGCATGACCTCCTCCGGCGTCTGGCCCACAGTCGTGTACGCCCGTACCGCCGTCCGGATCTGCCCCATCAGCCCGGCCGCCGTCACGTTGTGGCCCTGCACGTCCCCGATCACGGCGGCCGCCAGCCCGTCCACCCGCACCAGGTCGTAGAAGTCGCCGCCGATGTCCATGCCCTGGGTGGCCGGCAGATAGCGGGCCGCCGCGTCGACACCCGGCAGCGACGGCAGGGTGTGCGGGAGCAGGGCCGCCTGCAGACCGTGCGCCAACTGGTGTTTGGCGTCGTACAGGACGGCCCGCTCCAGGGCCTGCGCGATCAGCCCGCCGAGACTCGTCAGCACCGCCCGCTCGTCCGCGGGGAAGGGGTGCCGTTCGGTGTAGGCCAGCACACAGGTGCCCACCGGGCGCCCGGAGGCGATCAGCGGCAGATAGGCCCAGGCCGCGAACCCGTCGGGGGTGGCGTGGCACCGCGGGTACAGGCGCTCCAACTGCTCACGGGACTCGAAGAACGCGGGCACCCCGGTGGTCAGGGCACGGGTGCCCGGCGTCGGTTCGGCCAGCGGCAGCCCGTCGAACCGCTCCACGACCTGCGCGTCCGGATACCCGCGGTGCCCGAGCACGAGCAGCCGCCCCGCCCGTGAACCGAGCACGACCAGTGCCTGGCTCCCCACCGCCGGGGCGATCTCGTCCGCCACCATCTGCACCACGTCCTGCACGCCCACCGCCTCGGTCAGCGCCCCGGCCAGGCTCAGCACCTGCGAGATCGTGACGAGCCGGGACGGCGAGTCGCCGGGCTGCGGACCGGACCGGTTCATCTCCGTCACCGCCCGGGCCCGGCTGACCCGGACGCTCAGTCCGGTCGTGCTCGGGTACAGCCGGAACGACAGCCAGTCCCCGGGCGGCCGCAGCGCCACGAACGACGTGCTGTGCTGGCTGAGCAGCGCGGCCCGGTAACGGTCCTCGTAGACCGGGTCGTTGAGCCAGGGCACCGCCGCCCACAGTTGCGAACCCAGCAACTGGGAGACCGGGACACCGATCAGCTCGGCCGCCGCGGCGTTGGCGAAGGAGATCCGCCCGTGCAGATCGAGCGAACACAGTCCGTACGGCAGCCTCGCCACCATCCGTGCCGCCTCCACCGTGCCCAGCGTCCCGGCCGGGCTTCCGACCTGGGCCCCACCCAGCAGATCCGGTTCGATGTGCGGCGACACGTTGTCCTCCACCGCCCGCTCCAGCCGCACCGCGAGCCGCCCGCAGGCCGCGATCAGATGCTCCCGCTCCCGGTCGGACAGATCCGGCGGGTGCGAACCGGGCCAGGTCACGAAGACGGCGCCGTACACCTTGGACGAGGTCGCCACCGGCACCGCGGCCAGTGAGAAGGGATACGGCAGCACCACGGCGATCCGCGGATAGCGGCGCGCCATCTCCTGCTCGCCGCCCACCCACACCAGCCGCCGCTCCCGTACCGCCTCCGCGACCGGGATCGGCGCGCTCAGCCCCACCCGCTCCCAGGGCGCCGCGAACGCCCGCGGCAGACCCGCCATCACCGCCATCTCCAGCACGGGTTCGTCGGCGGCCAGGAGATACACCGCACCGGAGTGGGCGTGCACCTCGTCCATCATCGACGCCAGTGCGAGGGAGAGCAGTGGCCGTCCCACCCGGGTCCGTGCGCTCGTCGGCGCCTGGGCGGACCTGTGCCCGTCGGACACGCCGACCACCTCCTCGCACGGGCGCGTCCCGGAAGGGGCGCGGGCCGCTGTCGCGTGCCGGGCCCTCAGGGATCAATCTCCCCCCTCACGGCAGGTCCCGCACGGCGAGCGTTCCCTTGCGCGGGCACACGGGTGCCCCCGCGACAGCGAGTGCGACTGCGTACCCCCTCGGCCCCGGGTCATGCCCTCCAGTGGAAGCGCGCGACGGTACACGGGCGCCCTGTGCGTACCCCCGCGCACCCTGATGGCAGTTCTTCGCGCCCGAGGGCGGACCAGGACCCGAACAACGGGGCACGCGTTGGAGGTCGACAAGGGCTGACGCGGCGGACGTGCCGCGCCAGGAAACGAGTACAGCGAGGCGCGTCACGCAGCACTCCGGGTCCCGCCGCAGCGCCACCTCCGCCGCCCTCAGCAGCAGGGCTCGCCGGTGCGTTCGTACTGCCGCAGCAGGAAGAGCGCGGGCCCGGTCCACCACCGCAGCAGTCCGGCCCGGCGGCGTGAGCGTCAGCCGGTCGCCGATGCGTGCCGCGTTCCAGCCGTCCGGCACCGCGCGGCGCGCCGCCTCGTGGACGGGCGCCTCGCCGGCCGAGATCCGGTCGGGCGTCTCGTGGAAGTGTCTGTCGGTGAGTGCGTACACCTCGTGGCGCTTGTCCATGCGGCTCCTTCCGCGGCCCGCCATCGGGCCTTCCAGCGGGGCGGTGGCCACGGACAGTCACGGCTGTCTCGAGACCACTGTGCGGAACGCATGCGTCAGGAAGTGTTCGAAGGGTTTCGAGCGTGTCTGCCCGCAGAGGGACCACGGAACGCTCACAGGGGCTGCGCACGTGCCGTATAAGCGCTGTAATGGCGAAGTGGTGAGTGAGGGCGCTGCGGGACGCAGAACGAGAGCGTTGCGTGCCGAAAATGCCCTGACATCGGTCACGGACGGTCCCGGATCGCCCGAAAGGCTGCGCCGTGTCCTCGAACAGGCGCTCGTCTTCGCCGGGGCCTCCCTCGCCGCCGTGTACACGCCCGTCGAGGACGGGGACCTGCTGGGTCTCGTCGAGTCGGCCGGCGTCCCCCGAACGGTCTACGGGCTGCGCGACAGCTATCCGAGCTCCGGCGCCTCCCCGCCCGCCGACGCGCACCGCTCGGGCCGGCCGCTCTTCCTCGGCCCGCAGGAAGTCGCCGACTGCTCGGAGCCCCGCGGGGCGGGCCGGCGGGACTTCCACCTGGCCGTCCTGCCCGCGCACGGCGACGACGGCCGAGCCTGTCTCGTCGCCGTCAGCGAGGACCCGCACGGTTTCGACGACGAGGACCGCAAGTGCCTCGAACTGATCGCCGACGCGATCGTCTGCCCCGCCCCCGTGGTCGCCAGGGAGGGCACGGAACTGCGCTCCAACGCCTTCAGCCTCGCCATGGACACCGGTCGCATCGAGGTCGGCGACGGGATCCTGGAGCTGTTCGGCATGAGCCGGGCCGCCTTCGACGGCAAGGTCGAGACCCTGCTCGGCCTGACCGTCCCCGAGGACCTGCCCTCGCTGATGTCGCTGTTCGAAGCCGGCCACATGTCCATCGGTGACCGTGAGCTGGAGTTCCGCATCCTCCAGCTGTCGGGGCCACCCAAGTGGCTCAGGCTGCGCGGCCGCATGCTGCCCGGCGGCGAGGGCAGTCCCTCCCAGCTCGTGGGCACCGTCGCCGACGCCTCCACCCTGCGCTCCGACGTCACCGACGTGGCCCGCGTGCAGCGCCTGGCCGCCGCCCTCGCCATGGCCGGCACCGTCCGCGACGTCAGCCAGGCCGTCGTCTCCGCCCTCCGCGCCCCGCTCAGGGCCGACCGGATCGCCCTCGCCGAGCTGGAGAACGAACGGCTCGTCGTCACGGTCCTCGACCCGCCCGAACCGGAGTCCTGGCCCGAGCTGTGGCGCCTGGAGTGGCGCAGCGAGTGGCCCGAGGCGCCGGTGCGGGCCATGCCCACCCTGGCCACGGCCCTGCGTGAGGGCCGCGCCCAGATCTGGCCCGCCGGCACCGTCCTCGAACCCGCCCTCGCCGACGTCGGCCCCGGCGGCCTCGCGGTCCTTCCGCTGCCCGCCGCAGGCCGCATGGCCGGCGCCTGCCTCATCGGCTGGGACACCCCGCACCACTTCGGCCCCGACGAACGCGCCCTGCTCACCGCTTCCGCAGGCCTCGCCGGACAGGCCCTGATGCGCGCCCACGCCCTCGACGCCGAGCACGAACTCGTCGGCATGCTCCAGCGCCAGCTGCTGCCCCGCCGCCTGCCCGAACTGCCCGGCGCGATCGCCGTCGCCCGCTATCTGCCCAGCACCGCCGGCCTGGAGCTCGGCGGCGACTGGTACGACGTGATCCCGCTGCTCGACAACCACGTCGCCCTGGTCATCGGCGATGTCCAGGGCCACAGCGCCGCCGCTGCGACCCTCATGGGCCAGATGCGCACCGCCCTGCGCGCCTACGCCGTCGAGGGTCACTCCCCGGACGTCGTCGTCGCCCGCGCCAACCGCCTCCTGATGGACCTGGAGACCGACCTCTTCGTCACCTGCGTCTATCTCGACCTCGACCTGGAGGAGGGCACCGCCTGGTGCGTGCGCGCCGGTCATCTGCCGCCGGTACTGCGCCACCCCGACGGCACCACGGAGATCGCCGAGACGGACGGCGGCCCCCCGCTCGGCGTGGTGGCCCAGGCCGACTTCCCGATGACCCCGCTCCGGCTGCGGCCCGGCACCCTGGTCGCCCTGACCACCGACGGCCTGGTCGAGTCCACCGAGGCCGACATCGACGAGGGCATGGACCGCCTCGCCCACGGGCTGGCCGTCTCCGACCCCGACCACCTCGGCCTCGTCGCCGACGCCCTGCTGGGAGGCGCCCGCCGCAGCGACGACGTCGCCCTGCTCCTGTTGCGCTACGACGGCATGGCCACCCATCCGCTCCGGGAGAGCTGGACCGTCTGGCGGGTCCCCGAGGCCGCCCGGCACGCCCGCCGCTTCACCCGGCGCACGCTGCGCGTCTGGGGCGTCCCCGAGGACGCGATGGACACCGCCCTGCTCGTCGTCTCCGAGCTCGTCACCAACGCCCTCGTGCACACCGGCGGCCAGGTCCGGCTCGCGCTCACCCTCGTCGGCCGCCGGCTGCGCGTCTCGGTTGCCGACGCCTCGCCCCGCACCCCCGTCAAGCCCACCAACATCGGCTGGGAGGCCACCGGGGGCCGCGGCATCCTCCTCGTGGAGGCCGTGTCGGCGGCCTGGGGGAGTGTCCCCGTCAGCGGCGGCAAACAGGTGTGGAGCGAAATCGCACTGGACGCCTGAGGCGGGGTACTCGGAGCGCACCACCCCGCAGAAGAGAGGTACGTCATGACTCAGCACGTCAGCGACATCATGACCAGCGCTCCGGTCACCGTGGAACCGCAGACCTCCTTGACGGCCGTCGCCAGGATCATGCGCGACCAGGACCTGGGCGCCGTCCTGGTCACCGATGGCGACGAACTGCGCGGTCTGGTCACCGACCGCGACCTCGTGGTGCGCTCCCTCGCCGAGGGCGGCGATCCGGAGCAGACCACCGTGGCCGGCGCGTGCAGCGACGATCTGGTGACCGTCACGCCCGAGGACGACCTGGACCACGCGATCGAGCTCATGCGCGAACACGCTGTGCGCCGGATCCCGGTCGTCGACCACGGCCACCCCGTGGGCATCGTCGCCCTCGGCGACGCGGCCATGGAACGCGATCCGGGATCGGCCCTGGGCGACATCAGCGTCGCCCGGCCCAACACCTGAGCCGGGCAGGCCGGTTCGGCCCGGCTGTCAAGTTCTGGTGCGCCCGATCCCCGGCGAATGTGTGTGCGGCGGCGAGGGGCTGACGGGTCTCCCGGCCCGTTTGTCCCGAGCCTGCCGGGGGACCCGGAGGGCAGCATGGAAGGACGGTGAACCGCCGTGACCTCGCAGACCGTTGAGAAACCCGTCGCACGCCGGCCCGAGACGGGCTGGTCCAGGACCCGCCGCCTGCACGGCAAGGGAGACCTGCGGACCTGCCTGCCCGCGATCGAGGACCGGGCGGCGACCACCACGGCGAACACCGGGGAGGGCAACATCTTCCGCGGCGAGGACTGAGGTCCAGCCGCGTCACGCCGCGTCACTCCCGAGTTACCCTCTGCCTTGGCCGGTTCGTCCCGGATCCGGACTAGGGTGACGCAGATGAAGGCTCTCGTGCTGTCCGGCGGGGCCGGTACACGGTTGCGGCCGATCACGCACACCTCGGCCGAACAACTGGTGCCCCTCGCCGACAAGGCTGTCCTGTTCCACGGCCTCGAATCTCTCGCCGACGTGGGGATCACCCGGGTCGGGATGATCGTCGGCGACACCGCCGCCGAGATTCAGGAGGCCGTCGGCGACGGATCGACCAGGCGACACTGGCTCGGCGGCGATGACTTCATCGGCGGGGTCGCCGAACTCGGCCCGGACGGCCAGGTGATCGGCCCGGAGGAGAAGCCGCAGCAGCCCAGGAGCGGCCTCGCCCTACGGGCCGTCGAGCCGTCCTGGCGGGGCGAGTTGGAGATCACCCACGCCGTCCAGCACTTGATCGACGTGCGCGCCGACGTGCGCTCCACGGTCGTCGCGGGCTACGGGAAGGACACCGGCAACGTCACCGACACGCTGGAGGTCAACCGGACGGTCCTGGAAGGTCCGGAGTGCCGCATCGACGGCGAGGTCGACGAGGAGACCGAGACGGTCGGCCGGGTGGTCGTGGAGGAGGGCGCGCGTGTCACCGGCTCACGCATCGTCGGTCCGTCCGTCATCGGCGTCGGAACCGAGGTCCGCGACTCCTACGGCGGCCCCTTCACCTCCGTCGCGGAGAACTGCCGGATCGTGGACAGTGAAGTCGAGTACTCCCTCGTGCTGCGGGACGCCTCGATCGAGGGCGTGGCCTGTGTCGAGTCCTCGCTGATCGGCCGTCACTTCGAGGTGACCCCGGCGCCGAGCGTGCCCCGGGCCCACCGCCTCGTGCTCGGAGACCACAGCAAGGTGCGGAACCATTCATGAGCGTCCTCGCCGCCGCCGACGCCCGCCCCTCAGGACCATGTTCCTCGGCGCGAAGTCCCCTCAGGGGGAGCTCACAGCAGGCACGTCCACGGATCCGGTTCTGGTCAGGGAAGCCGGTACGGACCGGTGCGGGGAGCGTTCCGGCACCTCGGTCGACCCCTGCCGGGCCGGCCCCACCAGCAGCGCGGCCCACGACGGGCCCGCACCACGCTGGTCCGCCCTGCACGAAGCACTGCCACACATCCGCAAGGAGATTTCCCAGTGAAACGTCACGAGTTCCTGCGGGGGCTCCACAAAGCCAGCGCGAACCGCAACTACCTGGAGATCGGCGTCAACGACGGCCGTAGCCTGACGTTCTCCCGGGTACCGAGCATCGCGATCGACCCGGCGTTCAAGGTGGTCTCGGAGATCCGCTGCGACGTCCACCTGGCCAAGGCCACCAGCGACGACTTCTTCGCGCGCGAAAACCCGCTGCAGCACCTCAAGGGCGGCCGTCACCCGCTGCGCAACATCGTCCGCAACCGCAGCCCGTTCGGCTACTGGAAGGACGTCACGCTGGACCTGGCGTTCATCGACGGCATGCACCTGTTCGAGTACGCGCTGCGCGACTTCATCAACGTCGAGAGGTACTCGGACTGGGCCAGCGTGATCGTCTTCGACGACATGCTCCCGCGCAACGTGGACGAAGCCGCCCGGGACCGGCACACCAACGCCTGGACCGGTGACGTCTACAAGATGATCGAGGTCCTGAACCGCTACCGTCCCGACCTGGTGGCGGTCCTGGTCGACACCGAGCCCACCGGCCAGCTCGTGGTCTTCGGCGCGGACCCGACCAACACGGTGCTCACGGACAAGTACGACGAGATCATCGCGGAGTACGTGGTCCCCGACCCGCAGAAAGTGCCCGAGACGGTCCTGGAGCGGAGCGTGGCGATCAAGCCGGAGACGCTGATCGACGCCGCCTTCTGGAAGCCGCTGGTGAACGCCCGCAACCGCGGCAGCAAGCGTGACCGAAGCTGGGAGTACCTGCGCACCAGCCTGAAGCAGCTCACGGACGTCGGTTGAGCGACGCGCAGTGAGCCGGGGAGGACGCGGAACGCGTCCTCCCCGGCTCTGTTTGTCCCTACCCGCAGCGTGCCATGAGCCGGCCGACCAGCCTCCCGGCCAGCCGCCGCGCCCTGCGGACCAGCGGCTGTCCGGCCGCGGGCCGGGGAGCGCGCGAGGCCACGACCTCGACCCGGTGCCCCTTCACCCGCAGCGCGAACGGCAGCGGATGCAAGCGCGGCTCCTCGGCCTCGGGGGCCGGGCTCAGCGCGGCCCGCCAGTCCGCTCCGGCCAGGTCGCCGACCGGCAGCACCGCCTCCAGGACGGACGCGGAGCCCTGGGGACGCAGCGTGCTGGGCACCCTCACGGGCGCGGCACCGGAACCGCGGGTGAGTTCGAGCAGTACCGGCGTGTCACCGGGCGCGTGGAACGGCACCGGCACCTCGAGGCGGTCGCCGGTCACCTTGACCTCCCCGGGCGTGAGCCGCCCGAGGCCCAGGCGCACGCCCGCCGTGTCGACGTCCAGAGCCAGGGTGCCCTGCTTCGTGGTCCAGTACGGCAGCACGACCCGGCCGCCCGCCACACCGGCGTCCGCGGCCGTACGCCCCTTGAGGGAGACCGGGCCCAGCCGGGACTCCTTGGTCCAGCCGCCGAGCTTGACGCGGACGAACACGTCCCACAGCCCGGCGTCGAGCGGGCCGCCGTCGGCCGCGGTGGCCGGATCCAGGGCTGCCGTGCCCCGCAGCACCAGCCGCACCCGGCCGTCCTCACCCGGGACGGTCTCCCGGGTGAACTCCACTGGCTGGAAGTACTGGGCGGAACTGGCGCGTTTCCGCAGCAGCAGATCGACCGTGGCACGCTCGAAGCCGGCCACGGCGTGAGCGCCGACCCAGTCCACGGCTTCCTCCACGGAGGCCGGCGGCTTGGTGAGCGCGGCGGCGCCGCCCTCGGCGGGGAACGTCATCGGCGTACCGCTGGACGCGAGTTCGGCGGACAGGCCGACCCGCAACACACCCTCCTCCCACGCGACGCCGTCCGGCTCGGCCCTGGAGACCACGGGGGCCTCCCACTCGGCGAACGCGACCAGGTCGTCCAGCCTGTCGTCGGCGATCAGCGCGGCGACGACCTGCTGGGTGGGCTGAAGGCCGGCCGCGACACCGGGCCCGAAGCGCTCGACGACCACCCCGCGGATCTCGGTGAAGAGCTCCTTGCGGTAGTCCTCGGGCGCGGCGAGCAGCCGTTTCCCGCGCATCCGCTCGACCATCTCGTTGCGCAGCCAGCGACGGAACAACCGGTCGCGGGTCGGCCCCGGCTCGGTGTACTTCTCGACGACGTCGAGCGCCTCACGCAGGTTCTGGAAGTAGCCCACCGGCTCGAAGCGCTGGAAGCCCGCGTTGGAGGCGTCGTCGCGCTTGAGGTGGTAGTAGCAGACATAGTCGCTGAGCACGGAGACGTTGTCCGCGCGCAGATACGCCTCCGTGACGAAGACGTGGTCCTCCAGTCGGCGCCTGCCCTCGGGGAAGCGCAGGCCGATCCGGTCGAGGAACGCCCGCCGGAACATCTTGTGCGGTGTCAGGCTGTCGATCAGCGGGGCGTTGTCGACGGTGGCACGGGGGTGGTTGCGGCGGAACAGCTCCACCGGCACCCCCCGCCCCTTGCCGGCCATCTTGCCCACGACCACGTCGGCGCCGTTGGCGACCGCGTAGTCGTACATTCGCTCCAGGGCCTCGTCGCCGAGGTAGTCGTCGTTGTCGACGAACATGACGAACTCGCCCTGGGAGGCGGCCATCCCGACGTTGCGGGGTTTGCCCGACCAGCCTGAGGCCTCCTGGTGGATGACCGTCATGTTCGCGACCTCGGCTGCCAGCGCGTCGAGCCGGGCCGGCGTGTCGTCGGTCGAACCGTCGTCGACGAAGATCGCCTCGAACTCGTCCGGGGGCAGGGACTGCCTGCGCAGCGAGGCAATGCAGTCCTCGATGTAGTTCCCCGGGTTGTAGACGGGGATGACGACGCTGACCTTGACCGGCATCGGTGTCCGGACTCCTTGAGTGATTTGTGGCATGCGTCACGGATAGACGCTTTGTGGCGCGATGTTAACGCCGCCGAGTAAGTGCCACGTCACAGACCGTGTTGGCGAGTGGACCCAGGAGGTGGTCGCCCTGCCGAGATGGGGGACCACCGGCAGGTGAGGGGCGCGGAAGACCCCGGTGGAACGAACCCGCTGAAGAACGTGTGCGGAGGGGCACAGCGTGGATGTCGGCTGACGGACGGCGGTGAGGGGAGCGGTTGTCTCTGCACGAGCACCCGACGGGTGGGGTGGCGGCGGTCAACTCCTCGGTGGCTCATCCCGCTCGTGTCTGCAACGCGCGCGCAGGTCGGCCTGGAGACAGTCGGTGGCGCCCTCGGGGGTGCTCAGTGCGCGGGCGTGGGCGAGGACGAGGACGAGCGGGTCGTTGTCGACGTGGCCGACTCGGGCGCCCGGATCCGCCCTCCCAGAGGGGCAGCACCCCCATCCGCTCCGGTAGGGATGCCGGTGCCGATGCCGAGGAACCGGCGGATGCCCGCCTTCCCGGCCAGTTCGCGCACGGCCCACCCCAGGAAGGCCCGGTCGGCGCGGACCGCGGGGACGATCTGCGGGTTGGTCGCGGCCGCCGGCTCGGCGGCCTCCTGGTCGGCGGTGTAGGTGTCACGCCCGCCCAGCCAGACGTCACCCGCCTCTTCGACGGCACCGAACTCCCCCGACCCCGGCGCCGTCCAGCTGCCCGAGTGGCGTCCGGAGGCCGAGTCCGGCCCCGGCGCGCTGTCCATGTGGTGCGGGGGTGGGCCGCAAGCCCCTCTAGGGTGATCCCGTGCGCCTGCTGCTGATGTCCGACACCCACCTGCCCAAGCGTGCCAAGCAGCTCCCGGCCCCGCTGCTCGCCGAGCTCCCGCACGCCGACGTCGTCTTCCACGCCGGCGACTGGGTGGACACCGCCACCCTCGACCTGCTGGAGAACCGCAGCGCACGACTCGTCGGGGTCCACGGCAACAACGACGGACCCGAACTGCGCGCACGGCTGCCCGAGGTGGCGTACGCCGAACTCGGCGGCCTGCGCTTCGCCGTCGTCCACGAGACCGGCGCCGCCCAGGGCCGCGAGGCCCGCTGCGCCGCCCGCTACCCCGACACCGACGTCCTGGTCTTCGGCCACAGTCACATCCCCTGGGACACCACCGCCCCCGGAGGACTGCGGCTGCTCAACCCCGGCTCGCCGACCGACCGCCGCCGCCAGCCCCACTGCACCTACATGACGGCGACCGTGGCCGACGGCCGCCTCACGGACGTGACCCTGCACCGCCTGCCGCCGCGGATCGTTTCGCCGTAGGGCTCACGGGGACCCGGGACTGTCAGTGCCGCCTGATACGACGGAAACATGGCTGCTACACCGGTAACGCTGCTCCGACGCGCGGCGCGCCCCGGGAACTCCGGGTCGCCGCGCACCGTCCTCGTCGTGATGTGCGCCGGATACTTCCTGGTGCTGCTCGACGTCACCGTCGTCAACGTCGCCCTGCCGGCCATCGGCTCGGGTCTCGGCACGGACGTCGGCGGGCTTGGGGGTACCCCTCTGGGGGAGGGTCGTCGACGGATACGCGCTGGCGCTCGCCTCCCTCATGCTGACCAGTGGCGCGGCCGGGGACCGGTACGGCCACAAGCGGGTCGTGCTGACCGGCCTCGGCGTCTTCGGCGCCGGTTCCCTGGCCTGCGGTCTCGCCCAGAGCGCAGGG
This portion of the Streptomyces canus genome encodes:
- a CDS encoding SpoIIE family protein phosphatase, whose translation is MVGVSDGHRSAQAPTSARTRVGRPLLSLALASMMDEVHAHSGAVYLLAADEPVLEMAVMAGLPRAFAAPWERVGLSAPIPVAEAVRERRLVWVGGEQEMARRYPRIAVVLPYPFSLAAVPVATSSKVYGAVFVTWPGSHPPDLSDREREHLIAACGRLAVRLERAVEDNVSPHIEPDLLGGAQVGSPAGTLGTVEAARMVARLPYGLCSLDLHGRISFANAAAAELIGVPVSQLLGSQLWAAVPWLNDPVYEDRYRAALLSQHSTSFVALRPPGDWLSFRLYPSTTGLSVRVSRARAVTEMNRSGPQPGDSPSRLVTISQVLSLAGALTEAVGVQDVVQMVADEIAPAVGSQALVVLGSRAGRLLVLGHRGYPDAQVVERFDGLPLAEPTPGTRALTTGVPAFFESREQLERLYPRCHATPDGFAAWAYLPLIASGRPVGTCVLAYTERHPFPADERAVLTSLGGLIAQALERAVLYDAKHQLAHGLQAALLPHTLPSLPGVDAAARYLPATQGMDIGGDFYDLVRVDGLAAAVIGDVQGHNVTAAGLMGQIRTAVRAYTTVGQTPEEVMRSTNRLLIDLGADLFASCLYLRLDTKRRRAVMARAGHPPPLLRRPDGRVRVLDLAGGPLLGIDGSAGYPTTEVDLVPGSVLVLFTDGLIESPGADIEDALAELGRQLAESGDRPLDEVADDLVRRSAAAQERIDDVALLLLRADG
- a CDS encoding SpoIIE family protein phosphatase — its product is MVSEGAAGRRTRALRAENALTSVTDGPGSPERLRRVLEQALVFAGASLAAVYTPVEDGDLLGLVESAGVPRTVYGLRDSYPSSGASPPADAHRSGRPLFLGPQEVADCSEPRGAGRRDFHLAVLPAHGDDGRACLVAVSEDPHGFDDEDRKCLELIADAIVCPAPVVAREGTELRSNAFSLAMDTGRIEVGDGILELFGMSRAAFDGKVETLLGLTVPEDLPSLMSLFEAGHMSIGDRELEFRILQLSGPPKWLRLRGRMLPGGEGSPSQLVGTVADASTLRSDVTDVARVQRLAAALAMAGTVRDVSQAVVSALRAPLRADRIALAELENERLVVTVLDPPEPESWPELWRLEWRSEWPEAPVRAMPTLATALREGRAQIWPAGTVLEPALADVGPGGLAVLPLPAAGRMAGACLIGWDTPHHFGPDERALLTASAGLAGQALMRAHALDAEHELVGMLQRQLLPRRLPELPGAIAVARYLPSTAGLELGGDWYDVIPLLDNHVALVIGDVQGHSAAAATLMGQMRTALRAYAVEGHSPDVVVARANRLLMDLETDLFVTCVYLDLDLEEGTAWCVRAGHLPPVLRHPDGTTEIAETDGGPPLGVVAQADFPMTPLRLRPGTLVALTTDGLVESTEADIDEGMDRLAHGLAVSDPDHLGLVADALLGGARRSDDVALLLLRYDGMATHPLRESWTVWRVPEAARHARRFTRRTLRVWGVPEDAMDTALLVVSELVTNALVHTGGQVRLALTLVGRRLRVSVADASPRTPVKPTNIGWEATGGRGILLVEAVSAAWGSVPVSGGKQVWSEIALDA
- a CDS encoding CBS domain-containing protein; translation: MTQHVSDIMTSAPVTVEPQTSLTAVARIMRDQDLGAVLVTDGDELRGLVTDRDLVVRSLAEGGDPEQTTVAGACSDDLVTVTPEDDLDHAIELMREHAVRRIPVVDHGHPVGIVALGDAAMERDPGSALGDISVARPNT
- a CDS encoding sugar phosphate nucleotidyltransferase translates to MKALVLSGGAGTRLRPITHTSAEQLVPLADKAVLFHGLESLADVGITRVGMIVGDTAAEIQEAVGDGSTRRHWLGGDDFIGGVAELGPDGQVIGPEEKPQQPRSGLALRAVEPSWRGELEITHAVQHLIDVRADVRSTVVAGYGKDTGNVTDTLEVNRTVLEGPECRIDGEVDEETETVGRVVVEEGARVTGSRIVGPSVIGVGTEVRDSYGGPFTSVAENCRIVDSEVEYSLVLRDASIEGVACVESSLIGRHFEVTPAPSVPRAHRLVLGDHSKVRNHS
- a CDS encoding class I SAM-dependent methyltransferase — its product is MKRHEFLRGLHKASANRNYLEIGVNDGRSLTFSRVPSIAIDPAFKVVSEIRCDVHLAKATSDDFFARENPLQHLKGGRHPLRNIVRNRSPFGYWKDVTLDLAFIDGMHLFEYALRDFINVERYSDWASVIVFDDMLPRNVDEAARDRHTNAWTGDVYKMIEVLNRYRPDLVAVLVDTEPTGQLVVFGADPTNTVLTDKYDEIIAEYVVPDPQKVPETVLERSVAIKPETLIDAAFWKPLVNARNRGSKRDRSWEYLRTSLKQLTDVG
- a CDS encoding glycosyltransferase family A protein — its product is MPVKVSVVIPVYNPGNYIEDCIASLRRQSLPPDEFEAIFVDDGSTDDTPARLDALAAEVANMTVIHQEASGWSGKPRNVGMAASQGEFVMFVDNDDYLGDEALERMYDYAVANGADVVVGKMAGKGRGVPVELFRRNHPRATVDNAPLIDSLTPHKMFRRAFLDRIGLRFPEGRRRLEDHVFVTEAYLRADNVSVLSDYVCYYHLKRDDASNAGFQRFEPVGYFQNLREALDVVEKYTEPGPTRDRLFRRWLRNEMVERMRGKRLLAAPEDYRKELFTEIRGVVVERFGPGVAAGLQPTQQVVAALIADDRLDDLVAFAEWEAPVVSRAEPDGVAWEEGVLRVGLSAELASSGTPMTFPAEGGAAALTKPPASVEEAVDWVGAHAVAGFERATVDLLLRKRASSAQYFQPVEFTRETVPGEDGRVRLVLRGTAALDPATAADGGPLDAGLWDVFVRVKLGGWTKESRLGPVSLKGRTAADAGVAGGRVVLPYWTTKQGTLALDVDTAGVRLGLGRLTPGEVKVTGDRLEVPVPFHAPGDTPVLLELTRGSGAAPVRVPSTLRPQGSASVLEAVLPVGDLAGADWRAALSPAPEAEEPRLHPLPFALRVKGHRVEVVASRAPRPAAGQPLVRRARRLAGRLVGRLMARCG
- a CDS encoding SAM-dependent methyltransferase, translated to MGRARTGREGGHPPVPRHRHRHPYRSGWGCCPSGRADPGARVGHVDNDPLVLVLAHARALSTPEGATDCLQADLRARCRHERDEPPRS
- a CDS encoding metallophosphoesterase family protein, producing MRLLLMSDTHLPKRAKQLPAPLLAELPHADVVFHAGDWVDTATLDLLENRSARLVGVHGNNDGPELRARLPEVAYAELGGLRFAVVHETGAAQGREARCAARYPDTDVLVFGHSHIPWDTTAPGGLRLLNPGSPTDRRRQPHCTYMTATVADGRLTDVTLHRLPPRIVSP